In a genomic window of Lycium ferocissimum isolate CSIRO_LF1 chromosome 9, AGI_CSIRO_Lferr_CH_V1, whole genome shotgun sequence:
- the LOC132030244 gene encoding pentatricopeptide repeat-containing protein At3g29230-like: MAVRFKHSKQSLSLSSECVNKFINTQINLSKPTPKLWSDHNNTESLYNNGVHILNLSHPILRILDSCTPNLRQFNQIHAQLVVLGIFQHPLTAGRVIKKLCSLEPTFAHALKIFENLENSDAFICNLIMKRFVNFDEPEKALLFYFDKMVKNGIFTNHYTFPILVKACADLGMVNEGKKIHSHVVKCGFELDLYTRNVLIHMYSVCCQIDDARKVFDLSSDSDLVTWNTMIDGYVKNGEVELARCVFDVMPERDVFSWNSMLSGYVGIGDMEEANLLFMDMPSRDIVSWNCLLDGYAKIGNVVAARALFEQMDYRNVVSWNILMALYVRLKDYTGCLGLFDIMMQGRDIQPNEAILMSVLTACAHLGKLDRGKWIHSYIRYSGRIKPDMLLSTSLLTMYAKCGEMDLAKEVFAGMPEKSVVSWNSMIMAYGTHGHGEAALETFLEMEKSGVTPNDATFICVLSACTHSGMVLEGWWYFNVMTRVYRIEPRVEHYGCMIDLLGRAGLMRDSEDLIKNMPMDSGPALWGALLSACKTHSNLELGEIVARRLIERDPEDIGSYVLLSNIYAAQERWDDVEKVRKMMVVNGIRKESGSSLVQFSNSDMWCFPENVSVHKRIMMHSMLSEMGAHIKCQSER, encoded by the coding sequence ATGGCCGTTAGATtcaaacattccaaacaatcccttTCCCTTTCTTCAGAATGTGTTAACAAGTTCATCAATACCCAAATAAACCTTTCAAAACCCACTCCAAAACTCTGGTCTGATCATAATAACACTGAATCTTTATACAACAATGGTGTACATATATTGAATTTGAGCCACCCCATTTTACGCATATTAGATTCTTGCACCCCAAATTTAAGACAATTTAATCAAATACATGCACAACTAGTTGTTTTAGGCATTTTTCAACACCCTTTAACTGCAGGTCGAGTTATAAAGAAACTTTGCTCTTTAGAACCTACTTTTGCTCATGCTTTAAAGATTTTTGAGAATCTTGAAAACTCAGATGCTTTTATTTGTAATTTAATTATGAAAAGATTTGTGAATTTTGATGAACCAGAAAAAGCTTTATTGTTTTACTTTGATAAAATGGTTAAAAATGGGATCTTTACGAATCATTACACGTTTCCTATATTGGTTAAGGCTTGTGCTGATTTAGGTATGGTAAATGAAGGGAAAAAGATTCATTCCcatgttgtgaaatgtgggTTTGAGTTGGATTTGTATACCAGGAATGTTTTGATTCATATGTATTCGGTTTGTTGTCAGATTGATGATGCAAGGAAGGTGTTTGATTTAAGTTCTGACTCAGATTTAGTGACTTGGAATACTATGATTGATGGGTATGTGAAAAATGGGGAAGTGGAGCTTGCGCGTTGTGTTTTTGATGTAATGCCTGAAAGGGATGTTTTTAGTTGGAATTCCATGTTATCTGGATATGTAGGGATTGGAGATATGGAGGAAGCAAATTTACTGTTTATGGATATGCCTTCGAGGGATATTGTTTCTTGGAATTGTTTGCTTGATGGATATGCTAAGATTGGAAATGTAGTAGCTGCCCGTGCTCTTTTTGAGCAGATGGATTATCGGAATGTAGTTTCTTGGAATATTTTAATGGCACTTTATGTGCGTTTGAAGGACTATACGGGATGTTTGGGATTGTTTGATATAATGATGCAAGGAAGAGATATTCAGCCAAATGAGGCTATCCTTATGAGTGTTTTGACTGCTTGTGCACATTTAGGGAAACTTGATCGAGGAAAGTGGATACATTCTTATATAAGATATAGCGGGAGGATTAAGCCTGACATGTTGCTTTCGACTTCCCTATTGACAATGTATGCTAAGTGTGGTGAGATGGATTTGGCGAAGGAGGTATTTGCTGGGATGCcagagaaaagtgttgtctcGTGGAACTCTATGATCATGGCTTATGGGACCCACGGGCACGGCGAGGCAGCACTTGAAACATTCTTGGAGATGGAAAAAAGTGGAGTGACACCTAATGATGCTACGTTCATTTGTGTTCTAAGTGCATGTACTCATTCAGGGATGGTATTAGAGGGATGGTGGTATTTTAATGTGATGACTAGAGTTTATAGAATAGAGCCTAGAGTTGAGCACTACGGCTGCATGATTGATCTTCTTGGGCGAGCTGGTTTGATGAGAGATTCTGAAGACCTCATCAAGAATATGCCTATGGACTCCGGGCCTGCATTATGGGGAGCTCTGCTTTCAGCTTGCAAGACCCACTCAAATCTGGAACTTGGTGAGATTGTCGCCAGGAGATTGATTGAGAGAGATCCAGAGGATATTGGATCCTATGTGCTTCTATCCAACATATATGCTGCACAAGAGAGATGGGATGACGTGGAGAAGGTAAGAAAAATGATGGTTGTAAATGGAATTAGAAAGGAATCAGGATCTAGCCTAGTCCAATTTTCAAACTCGGACATGTGGTGTTTTCCAGAAAATGTTTCAGTACACAAGAGAATTATGATGCATTCCATGTTGAGTGAGATGGGAGCCCACATCAAATGCCAGAGTGAAAGGTGA
- the LOC132030245 gene encoding expansin-like B1, producing the protein MAPLQVLSVFVASFIFMQTLGNSQTCPGCFTRSRAAHYPNSEEKGTENGSCGFGTFGATINGGDVSAASELYRNGLGCGACYQVRCTDSNYCSDKGVTIVITDHGSGDRTDFILSQRAFARMAQTTDAAGSILALGVVDIEYRRVSCTYPDKNITIKIEESSNNPHYLAFVIWYQQGKSDITAVQLCETENFACKLLDRTHGAVWTTTSPPRGPLQIRMLLSADDGDETWAVPVNNIPENWKAGDTYDSGIQVDA; encoded by the exons ATGGCTCCTCTCCAAGTTCTCTCAGTCTTTGTAGCATCTTTTATCTTCATGCAAACTCTGGGAAACTCTCAGACATGCCCGGGTTGTTTCACTCGTTCTCGTGCAGCTCACTATCCAAATTCAGAAGAAAAAGGAACAGAAA ATGGGAGTTGTGGATTTGGTACTTTTGGAGCAACAATCAATGGCGGAGATGTGTCAGCAGCATCAGAACTCTATCGAAATGGTCTAGGATGTGGTGCATGCTACCAG GTGAGGTGCACCGATAGTAACTACTGTTCTGATAAAGGAGTGACTATAGTTATAACAGACCATGGTTCAGGCGATCGCACAGACTTTATTCTAAGTCAGCGAGCTTTTGCTCGCATGGCTCAAACGACAGATGCTGCTGGTTCTATATTGGCACTTGGTGTGGTGGATATCGAGTACAGAAG GGTCTCATGTACCTACCCGGACAAAAATATTACAATCAAGATTGAAGAGAGCAGCAACAATCCTCATTACTTGGCTTTTGTGATATGGTATCAACAAGGCAAAAGTGATATTACAGCTGTGCAACTATGTGAG ACAGAGAATTTTGCATGCAAGCTATTGGACAGGACACATGGAGCAGTGTGGACTACTACTTCGCCTCCGAGGGGACCTTTACAGATCAGAATGCTATTGAGTGCTGATGATGGAGATGAGACATGGGCTGTTCCTGTCAATAATATACCTGAAAACTGGAAAGCTGGTGACACATACGACTCAGGAATACAAGTAGATGCATAA